Sequence from the Chelonoidis abingdonii isolate Lonesome George chromosome 1, CheloAbing_2.0, whole genome shotgun sequence genome:
AGTGTTGGGAATGGCACTGGTTATGCAAACAAAGAACTACACCCCTTACATTTATAATTTTAGCTTTCTATTTATTACATTGTTTGTTAACTACAACAATTACTGAATATTTCGTATCATCCATTAGTACACAGTCTCTCTGTGTAGTTATTTTACACATGATCCCCACTTCAAGAAGCTCAGACTCTATCTCAAAGTACCAAATAATCACTGTATCAGTTACTTGATCACTCAATAACATAAATTTAGATTTGTCTTATGTTTGTAacaggtaactttttaaaaactggttccCAATGAAAATGTCAGAAggcagaagagaggaggaagtgcATCGAAGAAGCACTGTGGTTAACATTCTTGAAAGACACACACTAGGTATGACTAGGTAACCCGTGGaaatgagcctcccagcccaggttcacagactcaggctcatgctaGCGCTCTAAAAACAGCTGTAGACACTGCTTTGAAATCACAGCTCAGACTCTGAAGACTAGGGAGACAACTTGAAATGCTGCATATACAGTTATCTGTAGAGCGCTAGTGCAAGCCCAAGTCTatggacctgggctgggaggctcactgctgtgggctgtgtaggcatacccttagtcACTAGTTACTGAGAACATGGGGAAATTTTAGGGGCATGCAAGACTGAAATACTGAACTTTTAAACTATGTTTGTACATGATTGCCTGAAACAAATGACATACCTGGTACTTACTTGTAAGTGAAGCTCTTTATCCAGTTGACTGATTCCTTGAGCAAGTTTTGCTAACTGTTCAGCTATCACAGCTTGATGAATAGATTGAGAAGTATAAGTCTTTACATCAAAGTCTTCTCTTAAAAAATCAGCATAAcattctgaaaaatatattttaagctgTTTATTTTTCATACCACAAAAGTCACATATGTATTTAAGGATGTAAAGAACTGCAGCTACACTAGACCTACACCTCATGTTATTAGCAGGTGAGGTCTCGTTTCTAGAATATAACTGGACATTGATTTAAGGAGCAACGATTAGAAAAAGAGCAAATTTAAAGGAGACGTGCTTGATcacatcatttttattgcccatgTCTTGTTGTCTAAATCCAAAACTGGATAAAGCCACCTTTTCAGGAATGCATTACACTAAAAGTATACTTCCCATTTCCTCTTCAGAATTTTATAAGCTAAATAAGATGAAGTTTTACACAGAGTAAAACTACTGAGAATTGCAAACAGAAAACTGACAATTGCAACTGACACCATGAAATCATATTGCAATCTTGTAAACGGAATTAATTTTTATGGAATTAAATTAAAACCACCAAAAGAATTTCATTTGTGATCCACATTAGAACTAAACCAGAGACTCTAAACATTAACAATGATTACAATGATTTATTACATCTCCTAGTTCTATTCTAGCCATTATGATCAAAATTGAAGAGGAGGCATACAGACAACTCTTATAAAGGGATTTTGCTTTTTGAAGAGGAGACTGCAATTCCAACATGCAATCGATCCACATAACAAGATGACACTAACATCAGCACAATTTAAATACAGAGTTCTCCCTTCTTAGAGAGACGAAGATGTAATCAGAGGACAGACTAAGAACCTGGAATTCCTGAGCTAACAAGCCTTGCATACAGGGACTAACAGGCCATTCATTCAGTAAGAAGAAGCCACCTTCTGTCCCCCACAGTATATACAGCAGGATCTCGTGTGTGTAAGGGCCACTAGCAACAACACAATTCCTACTAACTTCATTTGATGCCACGATAAACCTGAAGCACTGGGACTAGAACAACTCCCAGCAAGGGCAGTTACCCCCTCTGTCCAGCCAGGACAGAGAATGAGTTTGGTGCATGGGGACCTgcaggagcagcaagacagcCACGCAAGCAAACAGGTGTGACAAGGTTCCCCTGCTACCAGAACAAACTCCTCCGCAGCCTCCAGCTCTTCCGGCTCCGGTCTCTAGTCCGGCTGGCAAACCCAACACAGCCCGCACCACTGGCCTGGTGCCAGTCCCCTGCAGGGCCCCTCTGCTGCCCAGCGCCCTGTGTGCCCCCAGCAGAGCCCGACTGCCCGGTGCCCTCACTTCACCTCAGACCCTCTGCTGCCCAGGTCCCCCAGCTCCAGCATCCCCCACTCGTGTCCCCGCCACCCGCGACTTCACTGTTACCCCGCACCACCTGCTCCCCCCTGGACCCCGCGCCAGCCCCTCCTCACcgtcccccagcagctccccgaGAGTCAGTCCCCGGGCAGAGCTGCTACCACCGCCGCTTCCCGCCGCGGCCTCCTCCATGCTGGCAGCTGGCGGAGATTCGCACGTCATCCAAGAGCGACCGGATCGCGCCAGCGCCAGAATTCCGCGCCCCCGCAGTGTCTGTTGGcaggggcggtgctggggggaagggtcgGAGGGGAAAGGTCGCGCTGGCCTGGCATGTTCCGCCTGCCTCCCGCCGCGGGTGAAGTGGAGATTGAGGCTACGAGGGGCGGGAGCGGGcacaaggagggaggggagcagtaCTGGGTGCTGGGGAGAGCAGGCCTGGCATAGCCAGCTCAGCATCGTTCCCTGCGCCATTCAACCCCTTCCTCTTATTGCTCTACCTTTTCCCACCCCACTGTCTTCTTCCCGCTTGTCTgtctctcccccattccctgtcctttccttccctctctgaGGATGTCTTTTGTACTTCTTCTGTCGTATTCATGGGCTTTGGATTTTTCACGACAGTAATTAGAGCTTAAAATTGGTAAATCCTCTGTATACTACAGGAGTTCTCAAACaggaggtcaggacccctcaaggggtcacgacgaggttattacatggggagtcatgaGCTGCAGccaccaccccaaaccctgctttttctctggcatttataatgatgttaaatatataaaaatgtgttttaaatttgTAAGGGGGtcgcagtcagaggcttgctatgtgaaaggagtcaccagcacggaagtttgagacccactggtaTAGTAGATCTCTCACTTTCTCAGTCTCCATAGCATAAACTAATTTTTCCAAGTATCTGAGCATATTCTCTATTGTATTTCTAGGAGATTCAGTTAGCTGAGAGTCAAGTACCCATTTCTGTGTTAGTCATGCGTTGCGCAAATGTAACAAAAAGATATTTGTAGGTGTATTGCTTTCTGTTGCAGAATGTTAAATATAAGACACATATGAAGGATATATTTAAAACAGACGTAATTTAATCCATAAACTGCTTCCCACAAACTGAGGACAGCAGGACACTAACTTCTCACCAGGACATAGCCCCAGACCTTGGCGGTGGAAtcaccctccctcctttccccatcctcctTATGAAGTTAATGTAAATTCTATTAACTTTTTTGTTAATTAACTTTGAACAGTTATCCATTGCTGTATGCTATGAGAATTGGGAATAAGTAGTAAGAGTTctgtttaaaaatttgttttctttttccagatTTTAAATAGTATTGAAACTCATAAATGATTAGTGACGCCATAGAAACCACACAATGTCAACAAAAAGATCCAGTAGATTTGTTTCATTCCGGGCACTTTGTAAAAATATGTGCCCCTATGGTCCGATATTCAAAGTAAGTAACACATCATGTTTAACTATACACTTCCAATGGTTTCTCCGTGTAAATATATGTTAAGTATAAAAATAAGTTTCGTTACTTTTTTTAACCGTTTCGAAAACATGCTTCAAAACATgcatgtttatttgtttaaactttaTACTGTGGTAATACCTAGACACTCCACTGTATTAGGTGCTGTATGACTAAAAGCACTtacataatttaattttaaaatagtttattttgaAAGACAATGTATGTTTTGGGTTGGTTTATTTCAATTCAAATGTCCATCTACTCACAGGTTGGCTTTCAGAACTTTGGTCAGGAAATACAGCTGTGATTTGTGTTATACACCAATGATAATTGCTGCAGATTTTGTCAAATCTGTGAAAGCTAGAGACAGTGAATTCACAACAAGCAaaggtatttattttatatattcttgCTTTTTCAGAGAATTTTATGCAATAATTGATCTTAGAtagtagattctctgtaacttgaagtcttgtTACAGAGGGGTCATGATTTGAGGGGTGAGGTGCTATGGCCTGCATTATTCAggatatcagactagatgatcatgacagtcccttctggccttaaaatcttttAATCTAGTTGCCCTTCTGTTTTCCAGTTGTTAACTGAAGGTTGATTATATCCCCACAGGGTTCACAGGACTTGTCAATACTTAAAACGCTACAGTTCCACAGATGCAGCACTGCAACTGCACCGCTGTAGcacatcagtgtagacactacctatgctgatagGAGGGGTTCTTCCATCAGCGTAGGTAATCCCCTGCCTAGAGATAGTAGCtagatagaagaattcttctgtagaCCTGGCTTTGTCAACAGATCGGAATAGCTACATCTCTCCGGGTATGGATTTTTGACACCCCTAGAGaagtagctatgctgatgtaagtgcccagtgtagaccagcctttagCACCACTGCTGCTGAGGTACTAACCCTTGCAGACATAAAGAGCATCAGATCTGAGACTACGGGTATGTCTACcgtatgggattattccgattttacagaaatcggtttttggaaacagattgtataaagtcgagtgcacgcggccacactaagcacattaattcggcggtgtgcgtccatgtaccaaggctagcatcgacttctggagtgttgcattgtgggtagctatcccccgcccattggaattctgggttgagatcccagtgcctgatggggccaaaaatttgtcgtgggtggttatgggtaaatgttgtcagtcaatcctccctccgtgaaagcaacggcagacaaacattttgcacccttttccctggattgcccgggcagatgccatagcacagcaaccatggagcccgttcagccttttttccatgtcaccgtatgtctcctggatgctgctgacagacgcggtactccaatgctacacagcagcatccccttgccttatgcaagttagcaaagacagttaccagacctactgtaccatctgctgctttgcaagttggcaatgacggttaccagtcatactgtagcatctgctgctgtcatgcttgctcctggctggcctcggtgacgTCTGTCGGGGGCTCCTGGACAAAAATgcgaatgactccccaggtcattctcttctttgttttgtctaatggagagtcagtcctgcctagaatatcagacAAGCCTActaaaccagagaggcaaacagccgctctgggtcagagccccagacatcccgcagaaataatgagctgcatgccattctagggggtgcccctgcaacaaccccacccgtttcttccctcctcccccgcccctcctgggctaccgtggcagttatcccccccatttgtgtgatgaagtaataaaaaacTGCATAAATAGGAACAACTACTTTTGGCAAGCAAGATCagaagggggggaagggtggttggcttacagtcAGAATGTGAACCACCATtctggcacttgctcagcctcATGGATCTGCCAAGGCCTAGGCTAGAAGCACAAGGCAGGACTTGAATCTTCATGTTCGTTGTGGGACCTCTGGTTGCAACTGGTAAATCACCAAAGTCCCAGGATTTGTCTGTTGGGACATTCTAAAACAGCAGCTTcattttatttgcagcaaatgtAGAGTCTAACTATAACTGGATTGTGAGCCCTGTAGCACAGGGTAGGCTGGGATAGCGCCACGCACGCGGTCAGAGACTGAATGGAGCCGGAGCTacggcagaagcctccagctgccattattccggcaggactgaatctccatcagacaaaacttaaagaacgAATGACCTGGAgttgtttccctttttttgtgCCTTAGGCGCCCCAGCCAACGTCAGCGGGCCAGCCGAGGAGCACTCACGGCATGACATGATGGATTCAGTCATACCGTACTGTCTTTCATCCGCAAGAGCAAGCAAGGGGATGTGCGTGCGCAATGTAGTAGCAGGACACCATGTCTGCCGCAGCATCCAGATAACCCGGTGACATGAAAAGGCGAAAACActtgtttttccctttgctttctggGGCGGCTGTACAAACACCTGTGACAATTTTTCTGACCATTCCAGGCTAGTTTGGAGCTAGCAGCCGATTCAAATGGCTTTcagagagtgcaggaactgtggtaGCATACAATCATCATCGCCCCCTCCCTCCGTTAAGCGGTCCATagtgattctttggctttctgtacGCTGGTCTCAGGCTCCATGCGACTGGGCAGCCACTGTGTTGAGCCCTGTNNNNNNNNNNNNNNNNNNNNNNNNNACAGGGCTCAACACAGTGGCTGCCCAGTCGCATGGAGCCTGAGACCAGCgtacagaaagccaaagaatcactATGGACCGCTTAACGGAGGGAGGGGGCGATGATGATTGTATGCtaccacagttcctgcactctcgAAAGACGCTTTGAAATCGGCTGCTAGCTCCAAATAGCCTGAGGGTCAACAAACATTGTACACAGGTGGTTGTCATCAGCgcctccatgaaagcaaagggaaaaaaatgtttttcgcCTTGTTCATGTCACCgcgtctactggatgctgctggcagacatgggtcCTGCGACACATGcgcagcagcatccccttgcttGGCTCTTGCGGAATGGAGACAGTACGCTATAGACTGAATACCACATGTCattccgtgagtgctcctggctggcccgtGACGTTGGCTGGGCGCCTGGCAAAAAAAGGGAACAACTCCGGTCATTCTTTCTTGTAAGTTTTGTCTgaggagattcagtcctgccggAGAATCATGGCAGTGGAGCGTTCTGCCTAGGGCTCGCTCCTCAGTCTGCTGCACCGCGTGCGTCGAGGCCTATCCCACCTACCCCTTGCATACCAGGCTCACAATCAGTATAGTTAGACTCTacatttgctgcaaataaaaaaatgaagtgCTTGTTTTAGAACTGTCCCCAACAACATATCCTGGGACTTATTGGGATTTACCAGTTTGCAACCAGAGGTCCCACACACAACATGAAAGATTCAGTCCTGCTTGTGCTTCTATCCTAGCCTTGGCAAGATTCCATAAGGCTGAGctaagtgcagaatggtggttcatcATTCACTTGTAAGCCaccacccttcctcccctctttATCTTGCTTGCAAAAGTCAGTTGTTCCTATTATGCTTCTTTATTACCTTCATCAcaagctcttttttgattctgggactgcatgggcacctgtgctgatcagcgctccatgctgggcaaacaggaaatgaaattcaaaagtttgtgggccttttcctgtctacctggccagtgcatctgagttcagattgctgtccagagcggtcacaatgatgcactgtggcatagctcccggaggccaataccgttgaattacggccacactaaccctaatttgaaatggcaataccaatttcagcgctactcccctcgtcggggaggagtacagatatcgatattaagagccctttatatcgacgtaaagggcttcgttgtgtggacaggtgcagggttaatttggtttaacgctgctaaatttgagataaacttgtattgtagaccaggcccactatgtctacactaccacggtaagtcgacctatgctacgcaacgtagctggagtcgacgtaccttaggtcgagttaccacGGGATTTACACTGCAGGGGGTCAATGAGAGAAAATCTcccgtcaacttaccttactcttctcattggggGTAGAGTAGAGGGATCGATTGGAAAGCAATCTGCAGGCAATTTGGCGGGTCTTTACTAaacctgctaaatcaactgccAGTGGATTGATCTCAGAGCGTCGATCCCTGCCATAGTGTAAACCTGCCCTTAGTATTTCTGGGCTTATAAGTACAGTGGCAAAGATTTTTGTAGTTCTACTCCTGCAGAACTTAGAAGTTCCACTTATATTCAAGGCTTcatttttttgtggttttaaaaattctttcggATCTTCAGCACTTAGCTTTACATGACTGATTCTTCTGGTTATCTGAACCTGCCAACTCTTTTGGAGGTTTCAGATGTCCTGTGATGCCTTTGTAAAATTAAGAGCAGAGCTCATCAGGTGTAAATTATTacagttccattgaagtccatgacaatttacacaagctgaagaTTTGCCCCAAAGATTGCTTCAtcgtactcctgggggaattgtgcgccaaaaaaattgcaaattctgcgcacaatattttaaaattctgcatattttatttgtcacaataacacaatataatcacactggtttcaattatttttggtcgtTATTTCAAAATAACTGTCAGCAAGTActtctgtaacaatacagaaaacaaaaaagattcagaaaacgtttttgacaaatagattccttactaggtatATTAATagagaactctgagtaataattcatttaaactaaaatACAAAACCATATTTCTCGCATCCCTCAGaaacagtgcaaaggcttggaggaGTCAGGGATAACggagaagctgagggagaaggaaggattgctggaaaggagcctgggggtgaacttggagggttgttgtttatgggtgggaaaagtatggaacaggtttttttgggaggtggggagggattgtGAGgcagcttcccccatgcagacccggGCTGACTCCTAgcttctcccattcagtcaggcacatctgcccctgtccccatgtgtccttgcagcCCCTGTCCACATgtctctccacccccactcagacacccacTCTCCTATCCCTGTGTGTCCCTGTATCCtctccccctgtccccatgtgtctctgtgtccACACCCAGCCACTCACCTGTCCCTACGTGTCCCTGTACTCCTCCTGTCCACATGTCTCTGTGCCCTCACCCAGCCGTTCCGctgtccctatgtagctctgcatCCCCTCCCCAATCACTGTGTGGCCCTGTGCCTCCCTTCCATTCAGCACCTGCCccagtctcttctcttccactagcccttatgagcccctgtGTGACGCCTCCCTCCCCCGCAACCCATGCTGTCTGTCACCCATagtccctgtctcctgacctggctgGCTGCTAAGAAATCTGTAGACTCTTTCTcttcctggctggctgggagctgctgctgtgttatTTTGCCACAGTGCcatctggtgggcaaaaggcagaactgcagaagtTATTTGCTGCTAGAAGCGGCTGCTGTTCTTGCATCACAGATCTTTCgtgggcaaaaggtggaactgcagcaacatttcgGCAGGAGctcttttctgtgcaaaaaaattaaaactactcATGACTTATTAATTATGCACatgcagtagtgcagaattcctccaggagtaccCATCTGTGAGATATGGTCTGTGGCTTGTACCATGAAAGCAGTGGAGAGTTTGGTCTCCATCCATTAATTAGAGcactgtttcccaaacttgggctgccgcttgtgtagggaaagcccctggtgggccgggccggtttgtttacctgccccatccgcaggttctGCTGATtacgactcccactggctgcggttcgccacttcaagccaatgggggctgcttgaagcagcggccagtacatgCCTTGGCCCGtcccgcttccagcagctcccattggcctggagcagcaaaccgcagccagtgggagccacgatcggtggaacctgcggacagggcaggctAACAAATCGgcacggcccaccaggggctttccctacatgaGTGGCGGCATCTCAGGTTTGAGAAAGACTGAATTAGAGGATTAGGTTTGAAGTTTATAATCCCATATTTAGAGTTTTCTTTGGTCTTGTGGTGCTCTTGTggcatgtgtttaaaaaaatcagatatggATAAAGGAGTGTAATTAAGGTTGGTGCTAGAACCTTTATTATTTCTAGACTTGCTGAAATTTTCGGTTTTATGACTTTAAATtttcttactttaaaaatacatttaaaacttaaTTCTGAATTACTTTACTTCTTAATTGGTTATTAAAATGTCACCATTATAAGAACCCTATTCTGTACAGTTTCTAATGTTTCCTTATATTTTGTGTGTCAGAACATCCAAGTATAAGGCAATATAAGAAATGAAATCTGCatagatctttttttttaaaaaaaaatacttgtctCTCTTTCTGTCATTGGAGACTATTTTTATTCTGTAAAAAGAATGGGATTCTAATTTAGAGATAAATGTTTCTGctaaaaattattttcttgtgGCAACACACATTGAAAATACTATTGCTGTTAGAAATTTATTTTCAGTTATGCAGGAAAGGAAGGTATACAAGGGATGGACTTTATCCAGGTATAACAAAACATTCATAAGTTTAGAATTCTtgtttaccattttttaaaaatcttctgttGTTATACTGTTTATGTTAAAGACCTGATTATGTTGACTTACTTGAAGAATTAGTAAGGGTGAGTTTCATATGTAGTATGCATTGTTCTTGTTATGGTATATTCTAAAGACCTCTCTCTTTGACTAGGTGATCGCCCACTGATTGTTCAGTTTGCTGCTAATGAAGCACAGGTTTTATCTGATGCTGCCCGTATCGTCTGTCCTTTTGCAGATGGAATAGATCTAAATTGTGGCTGTCCTCAGAGGTAAAACTTTAAGAAGTTGGAAGAATATTCCTAATTGTTTCAATCggtatgaaaatgaaaaaatcatTTGCTAGTTTTCCAAATCCAAAGGAAATAACGATAGATTAATGGTAGTCCTTAAATGTAGAaattctgatttgtttttttgaGAAGATGAAACCTGAGAGGAATCTATCTGTTTATTGGCCCAAATCACattgtatctgagtgcctcaaaaatgttaatttatttttccttctgatgCCCTTTTGGGGGCAAGGGATGggtaaaaatgttataatttagCTGAGTGGAAACGAAATTGGAGAGAGACTAAGTAACTTTGTTCAAAGTCACATAGAAAATCctatggcagaaccaggaattgaagCTACAACTCCCAAGACCTGAGCCTGGACCATAAGACTGTCTTTCACCCATAGCCAGTCCTATCTCTGCCTTCCTCCCTGTCCAAAAAATAATTCACCAAATGTGTTGAGAAGAAAACTGAAATAGAGCATTATGTTGAAACTGATATTTTATTGCAACTATACAATACAAACATTGTTCTCTTTAACTTAAAGATGGGCAATGGCAGAAGGTTATGGTGCTTGTTTAATAAATAAACCAGAGCTGGTTCAAGATATGGTGAGACACGTAAGAAATCAAGTAGAGAACCCCAGATTTTCAGTATCTATTAAGATAAGGTAAGTTTAGACCACTACTATGTCTCAAGACAATGAAGCATGTTTATTATTTAATCAAGCAAAACAGGAAATGTGTTGGGTTAATATTACCTTTATAGAAAAAGTGCCGTACGCATGGTCTGTGGACTCAGCTTTTTGATAGGTCAACCCTGGGATCTGTAACAACCCCAGCTGGTTTTCTTTCTCATCCAAAACACATTTGGGGACATGTAATCCTACAAAATTGCAGTTGGTGTTTCTCTGCAATACTACACGTGCTACACGTCATCAAGTGTGCTTTGGTTTACAAGAACATACTGATATCCAAAACAACCTAAaaggcatgcatttttaaaaaaactcagaaTTCAGGAAAGGTAAAATGATCACAAGCTAGTTGAATAGTTTTGTATTGTTTATACAACCATATCACCTAGTGCTTTGAACCAAGCTAAGCAAACTTGGGTCAAGTTACCACTTGGATGGGAGCTCTCAAAGGAACATAGAGAGAACAGGAAATTATGTTGGTAAGTTAGTGATATTCTTCCTCCTATCAGTTTAGAACTATATCTAATATGGTATTAATGGCACTGTCCAGCTGGAGAAACTGTCTTTTAGATGAGGCATTAAAAATAGATCCTGACAAATCATTATTGCTTAAAGATTTGTTTACATTCCTTATCAAATTCCTTGTCATTCTGCCTACGTAAATTCCCACTCCAGTTTCAGGTGGAAAAAGATATCCTTCACTTCattgacttttaaaatattgtaatgtgTTGCCatgttgcatttcagtggtggaggCAGTGATTCCTATGTAGATTTTGTATAACAGCAAAGTTTCTGTTAATAAAGATCTAAAGTTGattgagatttttcagaaagaaaggtgctatataaatgtgagTTATTTCATGATTGGTACAAAATTacacaaaattatatatttttaaaagcctcatGGGTTTCTGGCAATTGTTATAAAGTTTTCAATTTTAGTGACATGATTAAACAGGATAATACTAAATCAAGagatattaatttattaaaataatgtgttaTATGATAAAAGATCTGTTTATC
This genomic interval carries:
- the LOC116833372 gene encoding conserved oligomeric Golgi complex subunit 5-like; the encoded protein is MTCESPPAASMEEAAAGSGGGSSSARGLTLGELLGDECYADFLREDFDVKTYTSQSIHQAVIAEQLAKLAQGISQLDKELHLQVVARHEDLLAQATGIGSLEGSYCALPRPDFSHLLSGHPSDLQGKHWCTLN
- the DUS4L gene encoding tRNA-dihydrouridine(20a/20b) synthase [NAD(P)+]-like isoform X1 encodes the protein MISDAIETTQCQQKDPVDLFHSGHFVKICAPMVRYSKLAFRTLVRKYSCDLCYTPMIIAADFVKSVKARDSEFTTSKGDRPLIVQFAANEAQVLSDAARIVCPFADGIDLNCGCPQRWAMAEGYGACLINKPELVQDMVRHVRNQVENPRFSVSIKIRIHDDLKRTVDLCRKAEATGVSWITVHGRNVEERHQPVHYDAIKIIKQNMSIPIVANGDVKTLKDAENIHHMTGTDGVMVARGLLANPAMFAGYEETPLKCIQDWVDIALEHGTPFTCFHHHLMYMMERITSKQEKRVFNVLSSTSAVLDYLNDHYGV